Proteins encoded together in one Rana temporaria chromosome 6, aRanTem1.1, whole genome shotgun sequence window:
- the LOC120942729 gene encoding taste receptor type 2 member 40-like translates to MWLVSDIIRLVPVFFNLVPGVTLNSYIVAVYVREWRRKKGFNVPDRIVLLLALTGIVYQITFTIEVLKFYFESHSSPGKSLQIYIVVFNIFLMNGNLWNTAWLSLYYCLKLVKCSHRIFLPLQRRLSSSITQILIVSLVGLFFISLPLPWTLHLHYKIIKDPSGMNHTHPVIDMDVRYVPLYMVLGSLLPFLLIFLCIGLSVRSLLSHVHQIRHHSSQFSSSPQLEGHLRAVRTMILQVCLCLALYLTLYDDLLFPIEIGTVAKVVSFTIITCYPSFQAAISIQGNPKLRNRPPTRDTPICST, encoded by the coding sequence ATGTGGCTGGTCTCCGATATAATTAGACTTGTCCCCGTTTTCTTCAACTTGGTGCCAGGAGTGACTCTAAATTCCTACATAGTCGCTGTGTATGTCCgggaatggaggaggaaaaaaggcTTCAATGTGCCGGACAGAATCGTCCTCTTGTTGGCTCTCACCGGGATCGTCTACCAAATCACTTTCACCATCGAAGTTCTGAAATTTTACTTTGAGTCTCACTCATCACCGGGCAAATCACTTCAaatttatattgttgtttttaacaTCTTTCTGATGAATGGGAACCTCTGGAACACGGCTTGGCTTTCCCTCTATTACTGCCTGAAACTGGTCAAATGTTCCCACCGCATTTTCCTTCCGTTACAGAGAAGATTGTCCTCTTCTATCACCCAGATCCTCATCGTCTCCTTGGTAGGATTGTTCTTCATATCTCTTCCCCTTCCTTGGACTTTACATTTACATTACAAAATAATCAAAGATCCCTCTGGAATGAATCATACACATCCGGTTATTGACATGGATGTCCGATACGTTCCCCTCTATATGGTTCTTGGTTCTCTTCTCCCGTTTCTTCTGATCTTCCTCTGCATTGGGCTCAGTGTGAGGTCTCTCCTGAGTCATGTCCACCAGATCCGTCACCATTCATCTCAGTTCAGCTCATCTCCACAACTAGAGGGTCACCTCCGAGCCGTCAGGACCATGATCCTCCAGGTCTGCCTTTGCTTGGCTCTGTATCTGACTTTGTATGATGATCTCCTGTTTCCCATCGAGATAGGAACCGTTGCTAAAGTCGTGTCTTTTACAATCATTACATGTTACCCTTCTTTTCAAGCTGCCATCTCAATCCAGGGGAACCCTAAGTTAAGAAACAGACCCCCGACTCGTGATACGCCCATTTGCAgcacatag
- the LOC120942728 gene encoding taste receptor type 2 member 40-like, which yields MWLVSDIIRLVLIFFNMVSGLTLNSYIVAVYVREWRRKKGFNVSDRIVLLLALTGIAHQCSFSFEGLNFYFGSHLPHERGLNIYVFVFHIFLMNENLWNTAWLSLYYCLKLVKCSHRIFLQLQRRLSSSITQILIVSFVGLFFISLPLLWTLHLRHKIIKDPSGMNRTLPGIHMDVRYIPLYMVLSSLLPFLLIFLCIGLSVRSLLSHVHQIRHHSSQFSSSPQLEGHLRAVRTMILQVCLCLALYLAICYGLFFTVSTGIIAKIMLFTILLSYPSVQAAISIQGNPKLRNRPPTRDTAMGSK from the coding sequence ATGTGGCTGGTCTCCGATATAATTAGACTTGTCTTAATTTTCTTCAACATGGTGTCAGGTCTGACTCTGAATTCCTACATAGTCGCTGTGTATGTTCgggaatggaggaggaaaaaagggTTCAATGTGTCCGACAGAATCGTCCTCTTGTTGGCTCTCACCGGGATCGCCCACCAATGTTCTTTCTCCTTCGAAGGTCTGAATTTCTACTTTGGGTCTCATTTGCCACATGAAAGAGGACTTAATATTTATGTctttgtttttcatatttttctgaTGAATGAGAACCTCTGGAACACGGCTTGGCTTTCCCTCTATTACTGCCTGAAACTGGTCAAATGTTCCCACCGCATTTTCCTTCAGTTACAGAGAAGATTGTCCTCTTCTATCACCCAGATCCTCATCGTCTCCTTCGTGGGATTGTTCTTCATATCTCTTCCACTTCTTTGGACCTTACATTTACGTCACAAAATAATCAAAGATCCCTCTGGCATGAATCGTACACTTCCGGGTATTCATATGGATGTCCGATACATCCCTCTCTATATGGTTCTTAGTTCTCTTCTCCCGTTCCTTCTGATCTTCCTCTGCATTGGGCTCAGTGTGAGGTCCCTCCTGAGTCATGTCCACCAGATCCGTCACCATTCATCTCAGTTCAGCTCATCTCCACAACTAGAGGGTCACCTCCGAGCCGTCAGGACCATGATCCTCCAGGTCTGCCTTTGCTTGGCTCTGTATCTGGCTATCTGTTACGGTCTCTTCTTCACCGTGAGCACAGGAATCATCGCTAAAATCATGTTGTTTACAATCCTTTTAAGTTATCCTTCTGTTCAAGCTGCCATCTCAATCCAGGGGAACCCCAAGTTAAGAAACAGACCCCCGACTCGTGATACGGCCATGGGCAGCAAATAG